Proteins encoded within one genomic window of Streptomyces sp. NBC_01314:
- a CDS encoding RNA ligase family protein, with protein sequence MRTHYPRTRHLPWSPGATADDLRVTDLSGLRGREVVVTEKLDGENTTLYADGLHARSLDSAHHPSRTWVKALQARIGHAVPEGWRVCGENMFARHSLPYDDLDSWFYGFSVWDGDGRCLDWDRSVAFLRGLGVPVPRVLWRGVFDERALRALRLDPGRQEGYVVRVVDGFGAEEFGARVAKWVRSGHVRTDTHWMHAAVVENGLGARAPLWAVRSGAPVDADALARAVGLPGEGDREAVARFDAAGRTGDDRLVGVLAALLHGDEDEPEDGPDDKQDRNRGTKRGGWRARIAARLAGAVGMPLARRVADVVGLHPALHRPYPDEDRRNGLARLSLAADLGLLHAVARATAATDAASEQVEWSALHAEEVPGLDEGALGEAFTGLPAEAAVRCRAEAREAYARGRIGGGGSGAAAEAVAATWRWRSGAFPRLIQLVGPAGSGKSTFARGLTGVDRYVSLDELREARGARADQRANPDVLRAGLDRLDGALAAGGTVVWDATSLNHQQRSLVHAVARRRNALLTHAVVLVDEDELIRRNTRREHPVPPGVLTHQLRRFAPPYPGDAHRTWYIGASGTVEEEV encoded by the coding sequence ATGCGCACGCACTATCCGCGGACCAGGCATCTGCCCTGGTCCCCCGGCGCGACCGCCGATGATCTCCGGGTCACCGACCTGTCCGGCCTGCGCGGACGCGAGGTCGTGGTGACCGAGAAGCTCGACGGCGAGAACACCACGCTGTACGCCGACGGCCTGCACGCCCGCTCACTCGACTCCGCGCACCACCCCTCCCGCACCTGGGTCAAGGCGCTCCAGGCCCGTATCGGCCACGCCGTTCCGGAGGGATGGCGGGTGTGCGGGGAGAACATGTTCGCCCGCCATTCCCTCCCGTACGACGACCTGGACAGTTGGTTCTACGGGTTCTCGGTGTGGGACGGGGACGGGCGCTGTCTGGACTGGGACCGGTCGGTGGCATTTCTGCGCGGACTCGGGGTCCCCGTGCCGCGCGTGCTGTGGCGGGGCGTGTTCGACGAGCGGGCGCTGCGCGCGCTGCGGCTGGATCCCGGACGGCAGGAGGGGTACGTCGTCCGGGTCGTGGACGGCTTCGGCGCGGAGGAGTTCGGCGCCCGCGTCGCGAAGTGGGTGCGGTCCGGGCACGTACGGACGGACACGCACTGGATGCACGCGGCCGTCGTCGAGAACGGGCTGGGCGCGCGGGCCCCGCTGTGGGCGGTGCGATCGGGGGCGCCCGTGGACGCCGACGCGCTGGCGCGGGCCGTCGGGCTGCCGGGCGAGGGGGACCGGGAGGCCGTCGCCCGCTTCGACGCGGCGGGGCGGACCGGTGACGACCGGCTCGTCGGCGTGCTGGCCGCGCTGTTGCACGGCGACGAGGACGAACCCGAGGACGGACCCGACGACAAGCAGGACCGCAACCGGGGCACCAAGCGGGGCGGTTGGCGGGCCCGGATCGCGGCGCGGCTGGCCGGGGCCGTGGGCATGCCGCTCGCGCGGCGGGTCGCCGATGTCGTGGGGCTGCACCCCGCGCTGCACCGGCCGTATCCGGACGAGGACCGCCGGAACGGCCTGGCCCGGCTGTCCCTCGCCGCAGACCTCGGTCTGCTGCACGCGGTCGCCCGGGCCACGGCGGCGACGGACGCGGCGTCCGAGCAGGTGGAGTGGTCGGCGCTGCACGCCGAGGAGGTGCCGGGCTTGGATGAGGGTGCCCTGGGGGAGGCGTTCACCGGGCTGCCGGCCGAGGCGGCCGTCCGGTGCCGGGCAGAGGCGCGGGAGGCGTACGCGCGGGGGCGCATAGGCGGGGGCGGCTCCGGCGCTGCCGCCGAGGCCGTCGCCGCGACGTGGCGGTGGCGGTCGGGGGCCTTCCCGAGGCTGATCCAGCTGGTGGGTCCGGCGGGCAGCGGCAAGAGCACCTTCGCGCGGGGGCTCACGGGCGTGGACAGGTATGTCTCGCTGGACGAGCTGCGCGAGGCGCGCGGCGCACGCGCCGACCAGCGCGCCAACCCGGACGTACTGCGCGCCGGGCTCGACCGGCTGGACGGGGCGCTGGCCGCCGGTGGGACGGTGGTGTGGGACGCCACCTCGCTCAACCATCAGCAGCGCTCGCTGGTGCACGCGGTCGCCCGCCGCCGCAACGCCCTGCTCACCCACGCCGTGGTCCTGGTCGACGAGGACGAGCTGATACGACGCAACACCCGCCGCGAACACCCGGTACCGCCCGGGGTGCTCACCCACCAGCTGCGCCGCTTCGCCCCGCCGTATCCGGGCGACGCGCACCGCACCTGGTACATCGGGGCGAGCGGGACCGTAGAGGAAGAGGTCTGA
- a CDS encoding ATP-binding protein, translated as MVKVRLETSREHVAELARLRDPVGAVEELIWNSVDADAGHVVVTLERNDLGGVDRVRVQDDGSGMPAEHCEEYFRPIGASWKKRSQGSPVKKRALHGKNGRGRVRAFALGTQVRWTSVSDAVGGRQQLVIEADRRSMDEFDIGEPEPTDDPTGTLFEAFGGDEQLNVLADERARSSLTTAFATYLEKYPDVRIEYDGHDLDPAAEQSHVRDYVLPSPADWSGDPARLKVVEWRRSVTRALFLCDGEGMSRAQLKPGIQAPGFEFTAHLSWSGFDDVDSEDLAFTDWASHGPLAEVLAAARDQLKAHFRARVDERRREQVTEWRREGIYPYADDAANEKERAERETFDAVATTVFRHLPRSQGTRRTTFALLRSVLAHEPSDVLRIADDLFSLSKQEREELNRLLRRTTLSALIKASTAAANRIDFLAALEHLVFAPEAKQRVTERDELHRILEDQCWVFGEEYALHVSDRSLNVVLAEHCRLLGRDNPTPEPVLREDGRRGRVDLMLSRAARHRKSERHHLVVELKRPNVVLGVTEFGQINSYAEAVMSDDRFCEPAVTWDFWLVGNAMDRTLRQMAHQMDRVPGCAVSNPRFRIMVKTWGEIIEDCQERLRFHSAQLEYQSSTEHAMDYLVRNHGDTVAELVADGTIPASRRDGQPSTAYDTKSAQAVDVSVS; from the coding sequence ATGGTGAAGGTGAGGTTGGAGACCAGCCGGGAGCACGTCGCCGAGCTGGCGCGGCTGCGGGATCCCGTCGGCGCGGTCGAGGAACTGATCTGGAACAGCGTCGACGCCGACGCCGGGCACGTCGTCGTCACGCTGGAGCGCAACGACCTGGGCGGCGTGGACAGGGTTCGCGTCCAGGACGACGGCAGCGGGATGCCTGCCGAGCACTGCGAGGAGTACTTCCGGCCGATCGGTGCCTCCTGGAAGAAGCGTTCGCAGGGAAGTCCGGTGAAGAAGCGTGCCCTGCACGGGAAGAACGGACGCGGCCGGGTGCGCGCCTTCGCACTCGGCACCCAGGTGCGCTGGACCAGCGTCAGCGACGCCGTCGGAGGCCGACAGCAGTTGGTGATAGAGGCGGACCGGCGTTCCATGGACGAGTTCGACATCGGCGAACCGGAACCCACGGACGACCCGACCGGCACACTGTTCGAGGCGTTCGGCGGTGACGAGCAACTGAACGTCCTGGCTGACGAGCGCGCCAGGTCATCACTCACCACGGCCTTCGCCACGTACTTGGAGAAATACCCGGACGTACGCATCGAGTACGACGGCCATGACCTCGACCCGGCCGCCGAGCAGTCGCACGTGCGCGACTACGTCCTGCCCTCCCCCGCCGACTGGAGCGGCGACCCGGCCCGACTGAAGGTCGTCGAATGGCGCAGGTCCGTCACCCGCGCGCTCTTCCTGTGCGACGGGGAAGGCATGTCGCGAGCGCAGCTCAAGCCGGGCATCCAGGCGCCGGGCTTCGAGTTCACGGCGCATCTCAGCTGGTCCGGCTTCGACGATGTCGACTCCGAGGATCTCGCCTTCACCGACTGGGCGTCGCACGGACCGCTCGCCGAAGTGCTCGCGGCGGCCCGTGACCAGCTCAAGGCCCATTTCCGGGCACGCGTGGACGAACGACGGCGGGAACAGGTCACGGAATGGCGTCGGGAAGGCATCTACCCGTACGCGGATGACGCCGCGAACGAGAAAGAACGAGCGGAGCGCGAGACCTTCGACGCCGTCGCCACCACCGTCTTCCGGCATCTGCCGAGGTCTCAGGGCACACGCCGCACCACCTTCGCGCTGCTTCGATCCGTCCTCGCCCACGAGCCCTCGGACGTGCTGCGCATCGCCGACGACTTGTTCTCACTCTCCAAGCAGGAACGAGAGGAACTCAACCGGCTTCTGCGGCGCACCACGCTCTCAGCTCTGATCAAGGCTTCCACGGCGGCAGCGAACCGCATCGACTTCCTGGCGGCGCTGGAGCACCTCGTCTTCGCACCGGAAGCGAAGCAACGCGTGACCGAGCGGGACGAACTCCACCGGATCCTGGAGGATCAGTGCTGGGTGTTCGGCGAAGAGTACGCACTCCATGTCAGCGACCGCAGTCTCAACGTCGTCCTCGCGGAGCACTGCCGGCTCCTCGGCCGTGACAACCCCACACCGGAACCGGTCCTGCGTGAGGACGGGCGACGCGGCCGGGTCGATCTGATGCTGTCCCGTGCCGCTCGCCATCGAAAAAGCGAACGGCACCATCTGGTCGTCGAGTTGAAGCGCCCCAACGTCGTCCTGGGGGTGACGGAGTTCGGCCAGATCAACAGCTACGCGGAGGCGGTGATGTCCGACGACCGCTTCTGTGAACCGGCGGTGACGTGGGACTTCTGGCTCGTGGGCAACGCCATGGACAGAACGCTTCGGCAGATGGCCCACCAGATGGACCGTGTCCCGGGATGCGCCGTCTCCAACCCACGCTTCCGGATCATGGTGAAGACCTGGGGCGAGATCATCGAGGACTGCCAGGAACGCCTGCGGTTCCACAGTGCGCAGCTGGAATACCAGTCCTCCACCGAACACGCGATGGACTACCTGGTCCGCAACCACGGCGACACCGTGGCGGAACTGGTTGCCGACGGGACGATTCCCGCATCCCGCAGGGACGGTCAGCCTTCGACCGCGTACGACACGAAGTCCGCCCAGGCGGTCGACGTGAGCGTGAGCTGA
- a CDS encoding poly(A) polymerase: protein MRTSEEIYHRVRWDARFDPARFVLGVLQRNAEPKRVPLPAFVPGGEIPWHRVLFFEADGEMVWDRATGADRIDATEAGRVREARLLRAPFFTARTPYAWGGEEWVPARSPGSTGSAGVRVLTWNTLWDRYDADLIDSAGRRPLLLRALREADVDVIALQEVEAELLAMLLREPWVRADWTLGTDPHGRDVDACGLLLLSRLPVREAAFHSLGPHKAVTAVVVETGGHPLVVAATHLSSDHSADGAGRRAAELARIAEGLAALDADLVLLGDFNDGGDTPQVTLGMRDAWSETHGPDDRTPTFDPGTNPLAAVSSLTGRVSRLDRVLVRGRSLGVRSAELYGDAPSPDGLYISDHYGVRAEVGPDAPDTAFACLDIRPTARTALAWLPPEELWPPLQDIRRQHDPQIHRWPPHVNLLFGFVPEHAFEQAASVLATATTAPFDARLEGVHWFGHRDDATVWLDPAADGEEPWAELHSTLVRHFPRCRGRHEGFTPHLSLGRATDPNSLAAACAARLAPMRAEVGELALLSRRGDEPMRVRGTVSLGTGEVRWREEAARDGGEAASSGTGAVADRVTRLIAAAFPAGVVHVVGSRRMGCALPGADLDLVAALPGTVELSIVRAKLSEATRGAGDVREVVGARVPGLRLRLDGLDVDLAVVATGSLDPSEAVDRRAELGEAAAVALSAVSDADAVLASAGTHGPAFARLASQVKAWAKARGLDSAPFGGLPGLAWSVLAARTASEAGGLPSADLLRHFFATWAAWDWREPVGDLAGTSGGLPLTIATPSAPVRPCTDQVTTGMRDLITQELFRAWELLEEGTAFSGLLTPPPLHRRHAAWAIVTVDGGADGVADEGRVRGRMRALITDLAEAAPDCHAWPRPFTTAPARYAIGLGRTPPTATDVTAVAERRLRGLAGVTLMRAEGGEVPTLS from the coding sequence GTGCGTACGAGCGAGGAGATCTATCACCGGGTGCGCTGGGACGCGCGCTTCGACCCGGCCCGCTTCGTGCTCGGCGTCCTTCAGCGGAACGCCGAGCCCAAGCGGGTCCCGCTGCCCGCCTTCGTGCCCGGCGGCGAGATCCCGTGGCACCGGGTGCTGTTCTTCGAGGCCGACGGGGAGATGGTCTGGGACCGGGCCACGGGGGCGGACCGGATCGACGCGACGGAGGCGGGGCGCGTACGGGAGGCCCGGCTGCTCCGGGCGCCGTTCTTCACGGCGCGCACGCCGTACGCGTGGGGCGGGGAGGAGTGGGTGCCCGCGCGCTCCCCGGGAAGTACTGGCTCCGCAGGCGTACGGGTGCTGACCTGGAACACTCTCTGGGACCGGTACGACGCCGACCTCATCGACAGCGCCGGACGCAGGCCGTTGCTGCTGCGGGCCCTGCGCGAGGCCGATGTGGACGTGATCGCGTTGCAGGAGGTCGAGGCGGAACTGCTGGCGATGCTGCTGCGCGAACCGTGGGTGCGGGCGGACTGGACGCTGGGCACGGACCCGCACGGACGGGACGTGGACGCGTGCGGTCTGCTGCTCCTGAGCCGGTTGCCGGTCCGCGAGGCCGCGTTCCACTCGCTGGGCCCGCACAAGGCGGTGACCGCGGTGGTGGTGGAGACCGGCGGGCACCCCCTCGTGGTCGCGGCGACGCATCTGAGCAGTGACCACTCCGCCGACGGCGCCGGTCGCCGCGCCGCCGAACTGGCCCGGATCGCCGAGGGTTTGGCGGCCCTGGACGCCGATCTCGTCCTGCTGGGCGACTTCAACGACGGCGGCGACACACCCCAGGTGACGCTCGGCATGCGGGACGCGTGGAGCGAGACGCACGGCCCGGACGACAGGACGCCGACCTTCGACCCCGGCACCAACCCGCTGGCGGCGGTGTCGTCCCTGACGGGGCGGGTGTCACGGCTGGACCGGGTGCTGGTGCGCGGACGGAGTCTGGGGGTGCGGTCGGCCGAGCTGTACGGGGACGCGCCCTCGCCGGACGGGCTGTACATCTCGGACCACTACGGCGTACGGGCGGAGGTGGGCCCTGACGCCCCGGACACCGCCTTCGCCTGCCTCGACATCCGGCCGACCGCCCGTACGGCCCTGGCGTGGCTCCCTCCCGAGGAGTTGTGGCCGCCGCTGCAGGACATCCGCCGGCAGCACGACCCGCAGATCCACCGCTGGCCCCCGCATGTGAACCTGCTCTTCGGCTTCGTACCGGAACACGCCTTCGAGCAGGCGGCCTCGGTGCTCGCGACGGCCACCACGGCTCCGTTCGACGCCCGGCTGGAGGGCGTGCACTGGTTCGGTCACCGGGACGACGCGACCGTGTGGCTCGACCCGGCGGCGGACGGCGAGGAGCCCTGGGCCGAGCTGCACAGCACCCTCGTACGCCACTTCCCGCGCTGCCGCGGCCGTCACGAGGGCTTCACCCCGCATCTGAGCCTGGGCCGCGCCACCGACCCGAACAGCCTGGCCGCCGCCTGCGCGGCCCGGCTCGCCCCCATGCGGGCCGAGGTCGGCGAGCTGGCTCTGTTGTCGCGACGGGGGGACGAGCCGATGCGGGTGCGGGGGACGGTGAGTCTGGGGACGGGAGAGGTGCGCTGGCGGGAGGAGGCCGCGCGGGATGGCGGCGAGGCCGCCTCGTCCGGCACGGGCGCCGTGGCCGACCGGGTCACCCGCCTCATCGCGGCCGCGTTCCCGGCCGGCGTCGTACACGTCGTCGGCTCCCGGCGCATGGGCTGCGCGCTGCCGGGCGCCGACCTGGACCTGGTGGCGGCACTGCCCGGGACGGTCGAACTGTCCATCGTCCGGGCGAAGTTGAGCGAAGCGACGCGCGGGGCCGGTGATGTGCGCGAGGTGGTCGGAGCACGCGTACCCGGTCTGCGGCTGCGGCTCGACGGCCTGGACGTGGACCTGGCCGTCGTGGCCACCGGATCGCTGGACCCCTCGGAGGCGGTGGACCGGCGGGCCGAGTTGGGCGAAGCGGCGGCGGTCGCGCTCAGCGCGGTGAGTGACGCCGACGCGGTACTCGCCTCGGCGGGCACCCACGGGCCGGCCTTCGCCCGGCTGGCCAGTCAGGTCAAGGCATGGGCGAAGGCGCGGGGCCTGGACTCGGCACCGTTCGGCGGCCTGCCGGGCCTGGCCTGGTCCGTCCTGGCGGCCCGCACGGCGAGCGAGGCGGGCGGCCTTCCGTCGGCCGATCTCCTACGGCACTTCTTCGCGACGTGGGCGGCGTGGGACTGGCGCGAGCCGGTGGGAGACCTCGCAGGCACCTCCGGCGGGCTCCCCCTCACCATCGCGACCCCCTCGGCCCCGGTCCGCCCCTGCACGGACCAGGTCACGACGGGCATGCGCGACCTCATCACCCAAGAGCTGTTCCGGGCCTGGGAACTGCTGGAGGAGGGCACCGCGTTCTCGGGCCTCCTCACCCCTCCCCCGCTCCACCGCCGCCACGCCGCCTGGGCGATCGTGACGGTGGACGGGGGCGCGGACGGCGTCGCGGACGAGGGCCGGGTACGGGGCAGGATGCGGGCGCTGATCACCGACCTCGCCGAGGCGGCTCCCGACTGCCACGCCTGGCCCCGCCCCTTCACTACGGCCCCCGCCCGCTACGCCATCGGCCTGGGCCGGACCCCACCGACCGCGACCGATGTGACCGCCGTGGCTGAACGTCGGCTGCGCGGTCTGGCGGGGGTCACGCTCATGAGGGCCGAGGGCGGAGAGGTGCCGACCCTGTCCTGA
- the rplV gene encoding 50S ribosomal protein L22: protein MEARAQARYIRVTPMKARRVVDLIRGMDATEAQAVLRFAPQAASVPVGKVLDSAIANAAHNYDHTDASSLVISEAYVDEGPTLKRFRPRAQGRAYRIRKRTSHITVVVSSKEGTR from the coding sequence ATGGAAGCCAGGGCCCAGGCGCGGTACATCCGCGTTACGCCCATGAAGGCCCGCCGTGTGGTGGACCTCATCCGTGGCATGGATGCCACGGAGGCTCAGGCGGTCCTGCGTTTCGCCCCGCAGGCCGCGAGCGTGCCGGTCGGCAAGGTGCTGGACAGCGCCATTGCCAACGCCGCGCACAACTACGACCACACGGACGCCTCTTCGCTGGTCATCAGCGAGGCGTACGTCGACGAGGGTCCGACCCTGAAGCGGTTCCGTCCGCGTGCCCAGGGCCGTGCCTACCGGATCCGCAAGCGGACCAGCCACATCACCGTGGTCGTCAGCAGCAAGGAAGGAACCCGGTAA
- the rplD gene encoding 50S ribosomal protein L4, which yields MSTVDILSPAGEKTGSVELPAEIFGVEKISIPLIHQVVVAQNAAARQGTHKTKRRGEVRGGGKKPYRQKGTGRARQGSTRAPQFAGGGVVHGPQPRDYSQRTPKKMKAAALRHALTDRARHNRIHVVSGVIEGENPSTKAARTLFGKISERKNLLLVVDRADEAAWLSARNLPQVHILEPGQLNTYDVIVSDDVVFTQAALESFVSGPNTANDTEGSEA from the coding sequence ATGAGCACTGTTGACATCCTTTCGCCTGCGGGCGAGAAGACCGGAAGCGTCGAGCTCCCCGCGGAGATCTTCGGCGTGGAGAAGATCAGCATCCCGCTGATCCACCAGGTCGTCGTCGCGCAGAACGCCGCTGCCCGCCAGGGCACGCACAAGACCAAGCGTCGCGGTGAAGTCCGTGGTGGCGGCAAGAAGCCGTACCGCCAGAAGGGCACCGGCCGCGCCCGTCAGGGCTCGACCCGTGCGCCGCAGTTCGCCGGTGGTGGCGTCGTCCACGGCCCGCAGCCGCGTGACTACTCGCAGCGGACCCCGAAGAAGATGAAGGCCGCGGCCCTGCGCCACGCCCTCACCGACCGGGCCCGCCACAACCGCATCCACGTCGTCTCCGGCGTCATCGAGGGTGAGAACCCGTCGACGAAGGCCGCCCGGACGCTGTTCGGCAAGATCTCGGAGCGCAAGAACCTGCTCCTGGTCGTCGACCGCGCCGACGAGGCCGCGTGGCTCTCCGCCCGCAACCTGCCCCAGGTGCACATCCTGGAGCCGGGCCAGCTGAACACGTACGACGTGATCGTCTCGGACGATGTGGTCTTCACTCAGGCCGCCCTTGAGTCCTTCGTGTCCGGCCCGAACACGGCCAACGACACCGAAGGGAGCGAGGCCTGA
- the rpsJ gene encoding 30S ribosomal protein S10 — MAGQKIRIRLKAYDHEVIDSSAKKIVETVTRTGASVAGPVPLPTEKNVYCVIKSPHKYKDSREHFEMRTHKRLIDILDPTPKTVDSLMRLDLPAGVDIEIKL; from the coding sequence ATGGCGGGACAGAAGATCCGCATCCGGCTCAAGGCCTACGACCACGAGGTCATCGACAGCTCGGCGAAGAAGATCGTCGAGACGGTGACCCGCACTGGTGCGTCGGTCGCGGGCCCGGTGCCGCTGCCCACTGAGAAGAACGTGTACTGCGTCATCAAGTCGCCGCACAAGTACAAGGACTCGCGCGAGCACTTCGAGATGCGCACGCACAAGCGCCTGATCGACATTCTCGACCCGACCCCCAAGACCGTTGACTCTCTGATGCGACTCGACCTCCCGGCCGGTGTCGACATCGAGATCAAGCTCTGA
- the rplB gene encoding 50S ribosomal protein L2: MGIRKYKPTTPGRRGSSVADFVEITRSTPEKSLVRPLHSKGGRNNAGRVTVRHQGGGHKRAYRVIDFRRHDKDGVPAKVAHIEYDPNRTARIALLHYADGEKRYILAPRNLQQGDRVENGPGADIKPGNNLALRNIPVGTTIHAIELRPGGGAKFARSAGTSVQLLAKEGSMAHLRMPSGEIRLVDARCRATVGEVGNAEQSNINWGKAGRKRWLGVRPTVRGVAMNPVDHPHGGGEGKTSGGRHPVSPWGQKEGRTRSPKKASSKYIVRRRKTNKKR; the protein is encoded by the coding sequence ATGGGTATCCGCAAGTACAAGCCGACTACGCCGGGCCGTCGTGGCTCCAGCGTCGCCGACTTCGTCGAGATCACGCGGTCCACGCCGGAGAAGTCGCTGGTCCGCCCGCTGCACAGCAAGGGCGGCCGTAACAACGCCGGTCGTGTGACCGTTCGCCACCAGGGTGGCGGACACAAGCGCGCCTACCGAGTGATCGACTTCCGTCGTCACGACAAGGACGGCGTGCCGGCGAAGGTCGCGCACATCGAGTACGACCCCAACCGCACCGCGCGCATCGCGCTGCTGCACTACGCCGACGGCGAGAAGCGCTACATCCTCGCCCCGCGCAACCTGCAGCAGGGCGACCGTGTGGAGAACGGTCCCGGGGCCGACATCAAGCCGGGCAACAACCTGGCGCTCCGCAACATCCCGGTCGGTACCACGATCCACGCGATCGAGCTCCGTCCCGGTGGCGGCGCCAAGTTCGCCCGCTCCGCCGGTACCTCCGTGCAGCTGCTCGCGAAGGAGGGCTCGATGGCCCACCTCCGCATGCCGTCCGGTGAGATCCGCCTGGTCGACGCGCGCTGCCGCGCCACCGTCGGTGAGGTCGGCAACGCCGAGCAGAGCAACATCAACTGGGGCAAGGCCGGCCGTAAGCGCTGGCTGGGCGTCCGCCCGACCGTCCGCGGTGTGGCGATGAACCCGGTTGACCACCCCCACGGTGGTGGTGAGGGCAAGACCTCCGGTGGTCGCCACCCGGTCAGCCCCTGGGGTCAGAAGGAGGGTCGTACTCGCTCGCCGAAGAAGGCTTCGAGCAAGTACATCGTCCGCCGCCGCAAGACGAACAAGAAGCGCTAG
- a CDS encoding DUF397 domain-containing protein → MMRKALAGDASEPVWFKSSYSGGNNGESCVEVAVTPGTVHVRDSKNLRGPQLTLTSTAWADFVSYAVEG, encoded by the coding sequence ATGATGCGCAAGGCCCTCGCCGGGGACGCATCCGAGCCGGTGTGGTTCAAGAGCAGCTACAGCGGTGGCAATAACGGCGAGTCCTGCGTCGAGGTCGCCGTAACCCCCGGCACCGTCCACGTCCGTGACTCCAAGAACCTACGGGGCCCTCAGCTCACGCTCACGTCGACCGCCTGGGCGGACTTCGTGTCGTACGCGGTCGAAGGCTGA
- the rplW gene encoding 50S ribosomal protein L23 gives MATRHPSIASKAAKAAKAARVAKAKRHATEGKNTVVTAPSKAFTDHRDVLLKPVVSEKSYALLDEGKYTFIVAPGANKTQIKQAVQAVFSVKVTGVNTINRIGKRKRTKTGFGQRAGSKRAIVTLAEGDRIDIFGGPTA, from the coding sequence ATGGCTACGCGTCACCCGAGCATTGCCTCCAAGGCTGCCAAGGCTGCCAAGGCCGCGCGCGTCGCCAAGGCGAAGCGCCACGCGACCGAAGGCAAGAACACCGTCGTCACCGCGCCCAGCAAGGCGTTCACGGACCACCGTGACGTGCTGCTGAAGCCGGTCGTGTCGGAGAAGAGCTACGCGCTGCTCGATGAGGGCAAGTACACCTTCATCGTCGCGCCGGGCGCCAACAAGACCCAGATCAAGCAGGCCGTCCAGGCGGTCTTCTCGGTCAAGGTCACCGGGGTCAACACGATCAACCGCATCGGCAAGCGCAAGCGCACCAAGACCGGTTTCGGTCAGCGTGCCGGCTCCAAGCGCGCCATCGTGACCCTTGCCGAGGGCGACCGCATCGACATCTTCGGCGGTCCGACCGCGTAA
- the rplC gene encoding 50S ribosomal protein L3, translating into MAKQIKGILGEKLGMTQVWDENNRVVPVTVVKASPNVVTQVRTNDVDGYESVQIAFGEIDPRKVNKPLKGHFAKADVTPRRHLVEIRTADASEYTLGQEISAEVFEAGVKVDVTGKSKGKGFAGVMKRHNFKGLGAGHGTQRKHRSPGSIGGCATPGRVFKGLRMAGRMGNERVTTQNLTVHAVDAEKGLLLIKGAVPGPNGGLVLVRTAAKGA; encoded by the coding sequence ATGGCTAAGCAGATCAAGGGCATCCTGGGCGAGAAGCTCGGCATGACGCAGGTGTGGGACGAGAACAACCGCGTTGTTCCGGTCACCGTCGTCAAGGCCAGCCCCAACGTCGTGACCCAGGTCCGTACGAACGATGTCGACGGCTACGAGTCGGTCCAGATCGCCTTCGGCGAGATCGACCCTCGCAAGGTGAACAAGCCCCTCAAGGGTCACTTCGCCAAGGCCGACGTCACCCCCCGCCGTCACCTCGTCGAGATCCGCACCGCGGACGCCTCCGAGTACACGCTGGGCCAGGAGATCTCCGCCGAGGTCTTCGAGGCCGGCGTCAAGGTGGACGTGACCGGCAAGAGCAAGGGCAAGGGCTTCGCCGGTGTCATGAAGCGTCACAACTTCAAGGGCCTCGGCGCCGGTCACGGCACCCAGCGCAAGCACCGCTCCCCCGGCTCCATCGGTGGCTGCGCCACCCCGGGCCGTGTGTTCAAGGGCCTCCGCATGGCGGGTCGCATGGGCAACGAGCGGGTCACCACCCAGAACCTGACCGTCCACGCCGTTGACGCGGAGAAGGGTCTGCTGCTCATCAAGGGCGCTGTCCCCGGTCCGAACGGCGGCCTCGTCCTGGTCCGCACTGCGGCCAAGGGGGCCTGA
- the rpsS gene encoding 30S ribosomal protein S19, whose translation MPRSLKKGPFVDGHLIKKVDVQNEAGTKNVIKTWSRRSMIIPAMLGHTIAVHNGKTHIPVFVTESMVGHKLGEFSPTRTFRGHVKDDRKSKRR comes from the coding sequence ATGCCGCGCAGTCTCAAGAAGGGGCCCTTCGTCGACGGACACCTCATCAAGAAGGTGGACGTACAGAACGAAGCCGGCACCAAGAACGTCATCAAGACCTGGTCCCGTCGCTCGATGATCATCCCGGCCATGCTCGGCCACACGATCGCGGTGCACAACGGCAAGACCCACATTCCGGTGTTCGTCACCGAGTCGATGGTCGGCCACAAGCTCGGCGAGTTCTCGCCGACGCGCACCTTCCGGGGTCACGTCAAGGACGACCGGAAGTCGAAGCGCCGCTAA